From one Streptomyces sp. N50 genomic stretch:
- a CDS encoding alpha/beta hydrolase, which produces MRSTYLPGAGGHLRWLDLPGDGPARVYLHGLGCAGSADFTGVAALHGGRAIVVDLLGHGFSDRPKDFPGTLEAHAETVAALLDHEGIEDAVLVGHSMGGAIAIVLAATRPDLVSGLVVAEPNLRAGGGLYSAAIAARSEEDFVSRGFRTLLSILDADYAARVRTADPAILHRSAVSLVRGTTPGTAELFYGLPQPRVMLIGTRSRPYADEPAVRQAGIPVVLVPDAGHHMMRDNPEGFVAALAESGAGPAVSRERGGTRSERVGS; this is translated from the coding sequence ATGCGGTCCACGTACCTCCCCGGCGCAGGCGGCCACCTCCGCTGGCTCGACCTCCCGGGCGACGGCCCCGCCCGCGTGTACCTTCACGGACTGGGCTGCGCGGGCTCGGCCGACTTCACGGGAGTCGCGGCTCTCCACGGCGGACGCGCGATCGTCGTCGATCTCCTCGGCCACGGCTTCAGCGACCGCCCGAAGGACTTCCCCGGCACGCTGGAGGCGCACGCCGAGACGGTCGCCGCTCTCCTGGACCACGAGGGCATCGAGGACGCCGTCCTCGTCGGCCACTCGATGGGCGGCGCCATCGCGATCGTCCTCGCCGCGACCCGCCCCGACCTGGTCTCCGGGCTCGTCGTGGCCGAGCCCAACCTGCGCGCGGGCGGCGGACTTTACAGCGCGGCCATCGCGGCCCGGTCCGAGGAGGACTTCGTCAGCCGCGGATTCCGTACGCTCCTGTCGATACTGGATGCCGACTACGCGGCCCGCGTCCGCACGGCCGACCCCGCGATCCTCCACCGCAGCGCCGTGAGCCTGGTACGCGGGACGACTCCGGGCACGGCGGAACTCTTCTACGGCCTGCCCCAGCCGAGGGTGATGCTCATCGGCACCCGCAGCCGCCCCTACGCGGACGAGCCCGCCGTGCGGCAGGCCGGCATCCCGGTCGTCCTCGTCCCCGACGCGGGCCACCACATGATGCGCGACAACCCCGAGGGGTTCGTGGCGGCCTTGGCCGAGAGCGGTGCGGGGCCCGCTGTCAGTCGGGAGCGCGGAGGGACTCGTAGCGAGCGAGTCGGGTCGTGA
- a CDS encoding IclR family transcriptional regulator, translating into MTTAGAVRESGERPNSVLGKVSLILSAFGDDDFSLGLAELRSRTGIAKATVHRLCQELVATDFLERDGCNYRLGVRLYTMGLRSPQQRTLREAARPVIEGLAQNLDNAVILAIPHDSELLCVENIGTHRNHARSTADGRRLQLHSTAAGKLTLALLPEQYPLASVLPLAVRCTPHTLGPAQLPGELKRVREQGYAVEVEERRLGYLAVAVPVRGAGGAYLGALSVIAPTAGSRITRLLTALTRASSVITTRLARYESLRAPD; encoded by the coding sequence ATGACCACCGCCGGCGCGGTCCGGGAGTCCGGCGAGCGGCCCAACTCGGTGCTCGGCAAGGTAAGTCTGATCCTGTCGGCCTTCGGCGACGACGACTTCTCCCTGGGCCTCGCCGAGTTGAGATCCCGCACCGGCATCGCGAAGGCCACCGTGCACCGGCTCTGCCAGGAACTGGTGGCCACCGACTTCCTGGAGCGGGACGGCTGCAACTACCGCCTGGGCGTACGGCTTTACACGATGGGCCTGCGCTCGCCCCAGCAGCGCACGCTGCGCGAGGCGGCCAGGCCGGTCATCGAGGGCCTCGCGCAGAACCTGGACAACGCCGTGATCCTGGCGATCCCGCACGACTCCGAGCTGCTGTGCGTCGAGAACATCGGCACGCACCGCAATCACGCCCGCTCCACCGCCGACGGCCGGCGCCTGCAGCTGCACAGCACCGCCGCGGGCAAGCTCACCCTGGCGCTGCTCCCCGAGCAGTACCCACTGGCGAGCGTCCTCCCGCTGGCGGTCCGCTGCACCCCGCACACGCTCGGCCCCGCCCAACTGCCCGGTGAACTCAAGCGTGTTCGGGAGCAGGGCTACGCCGTCGAGGTCGAGGAGCGGCGCCTGGGCTATCTCGCCGTCGCGGTGCCCGTGCGCGGCGCGGGCGGCGCCTACCTGGGCGCGCTCTCGGTCATCGCGCCCACGGCGGGCAGCAGGATCACCCGCCTGCTCACCGCCCTCACCCGGGCATCGAGCGTCATCACGACCCGACTCGCTCGCTACGAGTCCCTCCGCGCTCCCGACTGA
- a CDS encoding alpha/beta fold hydrolase produces MTDTLRRGYVSSPFGQLHYAECGTGEPVLMLHQTPRSWTEYLDVLPRVGATHRTIAMDTLGFGASAKPEGPHTIERWADAADALIEELGLERFHLVGHHTGGVIAVELAARHQKRVASLFLSATPFIDEEKRRSADQRKAVDHVVPQPDGSHLLELWNRRREFYQPGEEAALNRFMIDALTVLDRVEEGHVAVRGSMMDQRLPLVTARTLAVCASGDHFSMPGLEKFADAGCETRVIPGGHVPVPEQLPEEFSRHILDWVAAG; encoded by the coding sequence ATGACCGACACACTGCGCCGCGGCTATGTATCCAGCCCGTTCGGCCAGCTGCACTATGCCGAATGCGGCACGGGCGAACCAGTTCTGATGCTCCATCAGACACCGCGCTCCTGGACCGAGTACCTGGATGTACTCCCCCGCGTCGGGGCCACGCACCGGACCATCGCCATGGACACCCTGGGTTTCGGGGCATCCGCGAAACCCGAGGGGCCGCACACGATCGAGCGGTGGGCCGACGCGGCCGACGCGCTGATCGAGGAACTCGGCCTGGAGCGCTTCCACCTCGTGGGCCACCACACCGGCGGGGTGATCGCGGTGGAACTCGCCGCACGCCACCAGAAGCGGGTGGCGAGTCTGTTCCTGTCCGCGACGCCGTTCATCGACGAGGAGAAGCGGCGTTCGGCGGACCAGCGCAAGGCAGTCGACCATGTCGTACCGCAGCCGGACGGCTCGCATCTGCTCGAACTGTGGAACCGCAGGCGGGAGTTCTACCAGCCCGGCGAGGAGGCCGCCCTCAACCGGTTCATGATCGACGCGCTGACCGTGCTGGACCGGGTCGAGGAAGGGCACGTCGCGGTACGCGGCTCGATGATGGACCAGCGGCTGCCTCTCGTCACCGCCCGCACGCTCGCCGTCTGCGCGTCCGGGGACCACTTCTCGATGCCGGGCCTGGAGAAGTTCGCGGACGCCGGCTGCGAGACACGGGTCATTCCCGGCGGACACGTCCCCGTGCCGGAGCAGCTCCCCGAGGAGTTCTCCCGGCACATCCTCGACTGGGTGGCGGCGGGATGA
- a CDS encoding ABC transporter ATP-binding protein has translation MKADTLTPARAATGSDGTGPVLDVSGLHIGFGGSDVVSGVDLRVEQGEVVGLIGESGCGKSSVALAAMGLLGSGADVRADRLEACGTDLLGSAPKELESLRGDRVAMVFQEPMTSLNPCMRVGAQVAEVLRIHGKAGRKEAQERAVDLLRLVEIPSPERRARQFPHELSGGMRQRVVIAIAMAGSPRLLLADEPTTALDVTVQAEILRLLRSLQEEHGMGMLLISHDLGVITAMCSRVQVMYAGQAVESGTVEQVLNAPRHPYTRALLAAVPRMREGDGTPLTAIRGQLTDDARKLPGCRFAPRCPLAADACAEPQPLRPVGEGWVSRCWRDIEDAPTAAGGDDD, from the coding sequence GTGAAAGCCGACACCTTGACGCCCGCCCGTGCCGCCACCGGGTCCGACGGCACGGGCCCGGTCCTCGACGTCTCGGGGCTGCACATCGGATTCGGCGGATCTGACGTCGTCTCCGGTGTGGATCTCCGCGTCGAACAGGGCGAAGTGGTGGGCCTGATCGGCGAGAGCGGCTGCGGCAAGTCCAGCGTCGCCCTCGCCGCCATGGGGCTGCTGGGCTCCGGCGCCGACGTCCGCGCCGACCGGCTGGAGGCGTGCGGCACGGATCTGCTGGGCAGCGCGCCGAAAGAGCTGGAGAGCCTGCGCGGCGACCGCGTGGCGATGGTCTTCCAAGAGCCGATGACCTCGCTCAACCCGTGCATGCGGGTCGGCGCGCAGGTCGCCGAGGTGCTGCGCATCCACGGCAAGGCCGGCCGGAAGGAAGCGCAGGAGCGGGCGGTGGACCTGCTGCGCCTGGTGGAGATCCCCTCCCCCGAGCGCCGGGCCAGGCAGTTCCCGCACGAACTGTCCGGCGGCATGCGCCAGCGCGTCGTCATCGCCATCGCGATGGCGGGCAGCCCGCGCCTGCTGCTGGCCGACGAACCGACGACCGCCCTGGACGTCACCGTGCAGGCCGAGATCCTGCGACTGCTGCGCTCGCTCCAGGAGGAGCACGGCATGGGGATGCTGCTCATCTCGCACGACCTCGGGGTCATCACCGCGATGTGCAGCCGGGTGCAGGTGATGTACGCCGGTCAGGCGGTGGAGTCCGGCACGGTCGAGCAGGTGCTGAACGCGCCCCGGCATCCGTACACGCGGGCGCTGCTCGCCGCGGTGCCCCGGATGCGGGAGGGCGACGGCACCCCGCTGACCGCGATCCGCGGCCAACTCACGGACGACGCCCGCAAGTTGCCCGGGTGCCGCTTCGCGCCGCGCTGCCCGCTGGCCGCCGACGCCTGCGCCGAGCCCCAGCCGCTGCGGCCCGTCGGCGAAGGGTGGGTGTCGCGCTGCTGGCGTGACATCGAGGACGCCCCGACCGCAGCCGGAGGAGACGATGACTGA
- a CDS encoding ABC transporter substrate-binding protein produces MTNHTLSRRNALALGGSTLAGLMLAACGGTATTASKTSGKPVSGGTLTIGLDGEPTVGFDPQVAQAYFDQQIVAQFYEGLLSLDSKGQIKPGLAKSYQQVDATTYRFMLRDGVTFHDGTKLTTDDVIFSLERLMDPAIKSPYTQQYKIKTVTAPDASTIEIKLSAPQPSLYNFLARPWSGAIMSKKWTTSRTGNQLKQSENGTGPFALKKWSKGISIELSGHKGYWDKPKPYLDTVIYRLIPDETSRVASLRSNSVQLLSFRDLRMVSDVKTTSGVTEANGPIVSSVWLNMNTLSGPLADKRVREAFNLAIDRTTLIKTLGSGSATFGYVIPPQDPYGITPTAADPMYTQNQSKAIALLKEAGKSKVTIELLAPSDPAYGPDISAMELMKAQLSKVGITLDLKLVPFASVVPKVLAGEYTDMVMMTSVLNADPSQYLDLWFAKGSPATKVKDPHLWDLMAAAKSEQDNAKRITLYHQLAQYIADEAYLLVPYAKAVRGEAWSDKLHGYQPDATATRLNLKNAWLSA; encoded by the coding sequence ATGACGAACCACACCCTCTCCCGCAGAAACGCGCTGGCCCTCGGCGGCAGCACCCTGGCCGGCCTGATGCTGGCGGCCTGCGGCGGTACGGCCACCACGGCGAGCAAGACCTCCGGGAAACCGGTCAGCGGCGGCACCCTCACCATCGGCCTCGACGGGGAGCCCACGGTCGGCTTCGACCCGCAGGTGGCCCAGGCCTACTTCGACCAGCAGATCGTCGCGCAGTTCTACGAGGGCCTGCTGAGCCTGGACAGCAAGGGCCAGATCAAGCCCGGGCTCGCCAAGAGCTACCAGCAGGTGGACGCCACCACCTACCGGTTCATGCTCCGCGACGGGGTCACCTTCCACGACGGCACCAAGCTCACCACCGACGACGTCATCTTCAGCCTGGAGCGGCTGATGGACCCGGCGATCAAGTCGCCGTACACCCAGCAGTACAAGATCAAGACGGTGACCGCGCCGGACGCGAGCACGATCGAGATCAAGCTGAGCGCCCCGCAGCCGTCGCTGTACAACTTCCTGGCCCGCCCGTGGAGCGGCGCCATCATGAGCAAGAAGTGGACGACGTCCCGCACCGGGAACCAGCTCAAGCAGTCGGAGAACGGCACCGGTCCCTTCGCCCTGAAGAAGTGGTCGAAGGGCATCTCCATCGAGCTCTCCGGCCACAAGGGCTACTGGGACAAGCCGAAGCCGTACCTCGACACGGTGATCTACCGGCTCATCCCCGACGAGACCTCGCGCGTCGCCTCGCTGCGCTCCAACTCGGTGCAGCTGCTGTCCTTCCGCGATCTGCGCATGGTGAGCGACGTCAAGACGACGAGCGGTGTCACCGAGGCGAACGGGCCGATCGTCTCCAGTGTCTGGCTCAACATGAACACCCTCAGCGGACCGCTCGCCGACAAGCGGGTCCGGGAGGCGTTCAACCTCGCCATCGACCGCACGACCCTGATCAAGACGCTGGGCAGCGGCTCCGCCACCTTCGGCTACGTCATCCCGCCGCAGGACCCGTACGGCATCACGCCCACGGCCGCCGACCCGATGTACACACAGAACCAGAGCAAGGCGATCGCGCTCCTCAAGGAGGCGGGCAAGAGCAAGGTCACCATCGAGCTGCTCGCCCCCAGCGACCCGGCCTACGGCCCCGACATCTCCGCCATGGAGCTGATGAAGGCGCAGCTGTCCAAGGTGGGCATCACGCTCGACCTCAAGCTCGTGCCGTTCGCGAGTGTCGTTCCGAAGGTGCTGGCCGGCGAGTACACCGACATGGTGATGATGACCAGCGTGCTCAACGCCGACCCGAGCCAGTACCTGGACCTGTGGTTCGCCAAGGGCAGCCCGGCGACGAAGGTCAAGGACCCGCACCTGTGGGACCTGATGGCCGCCGCGAAGAGCGAGCAGGACAACGCGAAGCGCATCACGCTCTACCACCAGCTCGCCCAGTACATCGCCGACGAGGCCTACCTCCTGGTGCCGTACGCCAAGGCGGTGCGCGGCGAGGCGTGGAGCGACAAGCTGCACGGCTACCAGCCGGACGCCACGGCGACCCGGCTCAACCTCAAGAACGCCTGGCTGTCCGCGTGA
- a CDS encoding ABC transporter permease: MTVESTAPAVTVPAARRLRRPRLGWNATLTTGVCVLLAIVVLSLLIGVFGRYSTTDVSDSLLTGPSGSHWLGTDNLGRDLFTRTFGAARQSLMVAFGATTLAALIGIPIGLVAGYNARRLDAVLMAAMDTAMSIPSVLLALVLVSVFSPGMWVLIGGMGLIFVPYFARIVRAPALTVRERDFVSAARIAGVPTPVIIGRHVLPNVLSSALVQYANTAATCVLVEASLSYLGLGIQPPTPSWGRMIFEGQRYMKDDPLLVIVPGITLAIATAAFGLISDGLQEQLNPRGKRRTP; encoded by the coding sequence GTGACGGTTGAATCCACCGCGCCCGCCGTCACCGTGCCCGCGGCGCGCCGACTACGGAGGCCCCGCCTCGGCTGGAACGCGACCCTGACCACGGGTGTCTGCGTCCTCCTCGCGATCGTGGTGCTGTCCCTGCTCATCGGCGTCTTCGGCCGCTACTCGACGACGGACGTCAGCGACTCGCTGCTCACCGGCCCCTCGGGGAGCCACTGGCTGGGCACCGACAACCTCGGCCGCGACCTGTTCACCCGGACCTTCGGGGCGGCCCGCCAGTCCCTCATGGTGGCCTTCGGGGCGACCACGCTGGCCGCGCTGATCGGCATCCCGATCGGTCTCGTCGCGGGCTACAACGCGCGGCGGCTGGACGCGGTGCTGATGGCCGCGATGGACACCGCGATGTCCATTCCCTCTGTACTGCTGGCACTTGTGCTGGTGTCGGTCTTCAGCCCGGGGATGTGGGTCCTCATCGGGGGCATGGGGCTGATCTTCGTGCCCTACTTCGCGCGGATCGTGCGGGCTCCGGCGCTCACCGTGCGCGAGCGGGACTTCGTGTCGGCGGCGCGCATCGCGGGCGTACCGACCCCGGTGATCATCGGCCGCCATGTGCTGCCGAACGTGCTGTCCTCCGCGCTCGTCCAGTACGCCAACACGGCCGCGACCTGCGTCCTGGTCGAGGCGTCCCTGAGCTATCTGGGCCTCGGTATCCAGCCTCCGACGCCCAGTTGGGGCCGGATGATCTTCGAGGGCCAGCGCTACATGAAGGACGACCCGCTGCTGGTGATCGTCCCCGGCATCACCCTGGCCATCGCCACCGCGGCCTTCGGCCTCATCTCCGACGGCCTCCAGGAACAGCTCAACCCGCGCGGCAAGCGCCGCACGCCCTGA
- a CDS encoding ABC transporter permease — MLRYLSIRVLRSLAVVLCLSAIVFALAHLVPGDPAALIAGENSTPQLRAQITQQLGLDQPVWSQYLSWIGHAVRGDLGSSLLDGQSVGAQVADRLPVSLELAVYAAVIAVLWGIPAGIWSAMHQGRAKDRVVNSAAFMGLAVPPFVVGTVMVLLVSTLAPTWPLFSFVPFSQDPLLNLQVLLLPAIALGIPFGATLCRYMRAAVLDVEGQDFMRTAAAKGAGRRRLMLRHALRNALVPVVTAGGLQLGVLVGGTVIVEQVFALPGLGSLIVNSITQHDFTVIQGAILALGASYVLINLVTDLVYPLIDPRIRTTGARRDG, encoded by the coding sequence GTGCTGCGTTATCTGTCGATCCGTGTGCTCCGCTCGCTCGCGGTGGTCCTCTGCCTCAGCGCCATCGTGTTCGCCCTGGCGCATCTGGTTCCCGGTGATCCGGCGGCCCTGATCGCCGGCGAGAACTCGACGCCCCAGCTGCGCGCCCAGATCACCCAGCAGCTGGGCCTCGACCAGCCCGTGTGGTCGCAGTACCTGAGCTGGATCGGGCACGCCGTCCGGGGCGACCTCGGCTCCTCCCTGCTGGACGGGCAGAGCGTCGGCGCGCAGGTCGCCGACCGGCTTCCGGTGAGCCTCGAACTGGCCGTCTACGCCGCGGTGATCGCGGTCCTGTGGGGCATCCCGGCGGGCATCTGGTCGGCGATGCACCAGGGGCGCGCCAAGGACCGGGTGGTCAACAGCGCGGCGTTCATGGGGCTCGCCGTGCCGCCGTTCGTGGTCGGCACGGTGATGGTTCTCCTGGTGAGCACGCTGGCACCAACCTGGCCGCTGTTCTCGTTCGTGCCGTTCTCCCAGGACCCGCTCCTCAACCTCCAGGTGCTGCTGCTCCCGGCGATCGCCCTGGGCATCCCGTTCGGCGCGACGCTCTGCCGCTACATGCGGGCCGCCGTCCTCGACGTGGAGGGCCAGGACTTCATGCGGACGGCGGCGGCGAAGGGCGCGGGGCGCCGGCGGCTGATGCTGCGGCACGCGCTGCGCAACGCGCTGGTGCCGGTGGTCACCGCCGGCGGTCTCCAGCTCGGGGTGCTGGTCGGCGGCACGGTCATCGTCGAGCAGGTCTTCGCCCTGCCCGGCCTGGGCTCGCTGATCGTCAACTCCATCACCCAGCACGACTTCACGGTGATCCAGGGCGCGATCCTCGCGCTGGGCGCCTCCTATGTGCTGATCAACCTGGTGACCGACCTGGTCTACCCCCTCATCGACCCCCGCATCCGGACGACTGGAGCCCGCCGTGACGGTTGA
- a CDS encoding amidohydrolase family protein — MTERTVLAGMTLIDGTGGAARTNATVVIDGAVITEVGDADSVATTPSDTVYDLRGTTLLPGLVDCHVHLRSNAGSRPQDVQLWNMLTSTEEQTLHAAANAREALRSGFTTVRDTAGSLPEVAVKHVMDEHVLDGARVVASGLVGMTAGHGDMFCPATLDEKRMWPPADGADECRKRVREYARMGVDLIKICTSGGTLSVGDKTSWRNYTDAEIDAIVDEAHALDLRVAAHAHTRAGITAALVAGVDTLEHGSDLDEDLVELMLEQGTFLCPTLSISEFMTEHGRQRGLVTEQLDKAELLRERRLMSVRRAYRAGVRIISGSDSSNTMRFGNHARELVLLHEQIGMTPAEVLVAATSAAAEALGLGARTGTVAPGRWADLLLVDGDPLADLSVLSDRRRLRAVFREGRAIDPNAADAVPGALTARLRPSEPTRTTPRASAPAAAI; from the coding sequence ATGACGGAGCGAACAGTCCTGGCCGGAATGACGTTGATCGACGGCACCGGAGGTGCCGCACGGACGAACGCGACCGTGGTGATCGACGGCGCCGTGATCACCGAGGTGGGCGACGCGGACAGCGTGGCGACGACCCCGTCCGACACGGTGTACGACCTGCGGGGGACGACCCTGCTGCCCGGTCTCGTCGACTGCCATGTGCACCTGCGGTCCAACGCGGGCTCCCGCCCCCAGGACGTGCAGCTGTGGAACATGCTGACGTCGACCGAGGAGCAGACCCTGCATGCCGCGGCCAACGCCCGTGAGGCGCTGCGGTCCGGTTTCACCACGGTCCGGGACACGGCAGGTTCGCTGCCCGAGGTGGCGGTCAAGCACGTGATGGACGAGCACGTCCTCGACGGGGCGCGGGTCGTCGCGTCAGGACTCGTCGGTATGACGGCGGGGCATGGCGACATGTTCTGCCCGGCGACCCTCGACGAGAAGCGGATGTGGCCGCCGGCCGACGGCGCGGACGAGTGCCGCAAGCGGGTCCGGGAGTACGCCCGCATGGGCGTGGACCTGATCAAGATCTGCACGAGCGGCGGCACACTCTCCGTCGGCGACAAGACCTCGTGGCGCAACTACACGGACGCCGAGATCGACGCGATCGTCGACGAGGCGCACGCCCTGGACCTGCGGGTCGCGGCCCACGCGCACACCCGGGCCGGGATCACGGCCGCGCTGGTCGCCGGGGTGGACACGCTGGAGCACGGTTCCGACCTCGACGAGGATCTCGTCGAACTGATGCTGGAGCAGGGCACGTTCCTCTGCCCGACTCTGTCGATCAGCGAGTTCATGACCGAGCACGGGCGCCAACGCGGCCTGGTCACCGAGCAGTTGGACAAGGCGGAGCTGCTCCGCGAGCGCCGGCTCATGTCCGTACGCCGTGCCTATCGGGCCGGGGTGCGGATCATCTCGGGCAGCGACTCCTCCAACACGATGCGGTTCGGCAATCACGCCCGTGAACTGGTGCTGCTGCACGAGCAGATCGGCATGACGCCGGCGGAGGTCCTGGTCGCGGCGACCTCCGCCGCCGCCGAGGCCCTCGGTCTCGGGGCCAGGACGGGGACGGTCGCCCCAGGCAGGTGGGCCGACCTCCTGCTGGTGGACGGCGACCCGCTCGCCGATCTGAGCGTGCTCAGCGATCGGCGCCGACTGCGCGCGGTGTTCCGCGAGGGCCGGGCGATCGACCCGAACGCGGCCGATGCCGTCCCCGGCGCGCTCACCGCGCGACTCCGTCCCTCCGAACCGACCCGTACGACGCCCCGGGCCTCGGCGCCGGCCGCCGCGATATAA
- the fdxA gene encoding ferredoxin, translated as MAYVIGSACVDIMDRSCMEECPVDCIYEGERKLYINPVECIDCGACETACPEQAITVDRLADPEFRADNRRFFEEPLSGRTAPLGSPGGATALGPVGADTAFVNSL; from the coding sequence ATGGCCTACGTCATCGGATCGGCCTGCGTCGACATCATGGACCGGTCCTGCATGGAGGAGTGCCCGGTCGACTGCATCTACGAGGGCGAGCGCAAGCTCTACATCAACCCCGTGGAGTGCATCGACTGCGGCGCCTGCGAGACGGCCTGCCCCGAGCAGGCGATCACCGTCGACCGGCTCGCCGACCCGGAGTTCCGCGCAGACAACCGCCGCTTCTTCGAGGAGCCCCTGTCCGGCCGTACGGCACCGCTCGGCAGCCCCGGCGGGGCGACCGCGCTGGGACCGGTGGGCGCCGACACGGCCTTCGTGAACTCGCTGTGA
- a CDS encoding NAD(P)/FAD-dependent oxidoreductase, which produces MSVPIDAPVQSPVIETDILIIGAGPSGLYGAYYAGFRGLRVTVMDVLPQCGGQISAMYPEKPIFDIAGFPSVRGRDLVDNLVAQAAPYGVRYLLGERAVDLAHDREGRPVVRTDTGTAVRAEAVVITGGVGTFTPRALPAGEGHLGRGQVYFVPDPAEHAGHDVVVVGGGDSAFDWAALLAPIARSVTLVHRSARFRAHAASVEKVRALGIEIITDSEVSALHGELGVEQVEVRHRVEKTVRLLPARTVVAALGFIADLGPLQTWGLELQARRIAVDTRMATNLPRVFAAGDITDYPGKVRLISVGFGEAATAVNNAATVIDPEAALFPGHSTEKEN; this is translated from the coding sequence ATGAGCGTTCCTATAGATGCGCCGGTCCAGTCACCGGTGATCGAGACCGACATCCTGATCATCGGCGCCGGCCCGTCCGGCCTCTACGGCGCCTACTACGCCGGCTTCCGCGGACTGCGGGTCACGGTGATGGACGTCCTGCCGCAGTGCGGCGGGCAGATCAGCGCGATGTACCCGGAGAAGCCCATCTTCGACATCGCCGGGTTCCCGTCGGTGCGCGGTCGTGACCTCGTCGACAACCTGGTCGCGCAGGCCGCGCCGTACGGCGTCCGGTATCTCCTCGGGGAGCGGGCGGTCGATCTGGCCCACGACCGCGAGGGCCGTCCCGTAGTCCGTACCGACACCGGAACGGCCGTGCGGGCGGAGGCAGTTGTCATCACGGGCGGGGTGGGGACGTTCACGCCCCGGGCGTTGCCGGCGGGCGAGGGCCATCTCGGGCGCGGGCAGGTGTACTTCGTGCCTGACCCGGCCGAGCACGCCGGTCATGACGTGGTCGTGGTCGGCGGCGGGGACAGTGCCTTCGACTGGGCGGCGCTGCTCGCCCCGATCGCCCGGTCCGTCACCCTCGTCCATCGCAGTGCGCGCTTCCGGGCGCACGCGGCGAGCGTGGAGAAGGTGCGCGCGCTCGGCATCGAGATCATCACCGACTCCGAAGTGAGCGCCCTGCACGGCGAGTTGGGGGTCGAGCAGGTCGAGGTGCGGCACCGGGTGGAGAAGACCGTCCGGCTGCTGCCCGCCCGTACCGTCGTCGCCGCCCTCGGCTTCATCGCCGACCTTGGACCGCTCCAGACCTGGGGGCTCGAACTCCAGGCGCGGCGGATCGCCGTGGACACGCGGATGGCGACGAATCTGCCCCGCGTGTTCGCCGCCGGGGACATCACCGACTACCCGGGCAAGGTGCGGCTGATCTCCGTCGGCTTCGGCGAGGCCGCCACCGCCGTGAACAACGCGGCCACCGTCATCGACCCCGAGGCCGCGCTGTTCCCCGGCCATTCCACCGAGAAGGAGAACTAG
- a CDS encoding acyl dehydratase: MNPPVAGDICPPQRYTHSTVQLFRFSAVSWNSHRIHYDAGFAASEGFPDVVVQSTLHGETLTRYALAWAGPNSRLETVSWRNRTTAVADEPLTWTGTVQTVEGAHVSLEVAVLKADGSPCVTGTVQLALV; the protein is encoded by the coding sequence ATGAACCCGCCCGTCGCCGGTGACATCTGCCCGCCGCAGCGGTACACGCACAGCACGGTCCAGCTCTTCCGCTTCAGCGCCGTGTCGTGGAACTCCCACCGCATCCACTACGACGCCGGGTTCGCGGCTTCCGAGGGCTTCCCGGACGTCGTCGTACAGTCCACGCTGCACGGCGAGACCCTCACCCGGTACGCGTTGGCGTGGGCCGGGCCGAACTCCCGTCTGGAGACGGTGAGTTGGCGCAACCGTACGACCGCCGTGGCCGATGAGCCCCTCACCTGGACCGGGACCGTGCAGACAGTAGAGGGCGCACATGTGTCCCTGGAGGTCGCCGTCCTCAAGGCCGACGGCTCTCCGTGCGTGACGGGAACGGTCCAACTCGCCCTCGTCTGA
- a CDS encoding MaoC family dehydratase N-terminal domain-containing protein yields the protein MNALDEVLTRARSLVGRWEDEDCGTVTVKDFCRYAAALNDADYIDRARKREATGEPVEAPALFLAATMSWEDGPPERELRPDGLATRESPCTAGLPVRQVHGGQTVRLLKSPVAGCRVTASRAVTSAERKQGRSGAFVLLGLTTRFTSADGTELTAVDETIVVMEALDSPGAA from the coding sequence GTGAACGCCCTGGACGAGGTACTCACCCGGGCCCGAAGTCTCGTCGGCCGGTGGGAGGACGAGGACTGCGGCACGGTCACCGTCAAGGACTTCTGCCGCTACGCCGCCGCGCTGAACGACGCCGACTACATCGACCGGGCCCGGAAACGGGAGGCGACGGGCGAGCCGGTCGAGGCCCCCGCCCTGTTCCTCGCCGCCACCATGAGCTGGGAAGACGGCCCACCCGAACGGGAGTTGAGGCCCGACGGACTGGCCACCCGCGAGTCACCGTGTACCGCCGGCCTGCCGGTCCGCCAGGTGCACGGCGGCCAGACCGTACGGCTGCTCAAGTCCCCGGTCGCGGGGTGCCGTGTCACCGCCTCCCGCGCCGTCACCTCCGCCGAACGCAAGCAGGGCCGCTCCGGCGCCTTCGTGCTGCTCGGCCTGACCACCCGCTTCACCTCGGCGGACGGCACCGAACTGACCGCCGTCGACGAGACCATCGTCGTGATGGAAGCACTCGACTCCCCCGGAGCCGCATGA